A single Blastococcus colisei DNA region contains:
- a CDS encoding DUF1707 SHOCT-like domain-containing protein, producing MPEPHLRAADADRAAVATALGQHMSAGRLSVEEYDERLARAYAAKTYGELDALTADLPSAVPSARPDPRPAAGSTSTVDRHGGWDADPQSWRSWATTSLIVLTIWAATSLASWEFLYFWPVWVIGPWGAVLLAQTLTRRGDGPGRLT from the coding sequence ATGCCCGAGCCCCATCTGCGCGCCGCGGACGCCGACCGTGCCGCCGTCGCCACCGCCCTCGGCCAGCACATGTCCGCCGGACGGCTGAGCGTGGAGGAATACGACGAGCGCCTCGCGCGGGCCTACGCCGCCAAGACCTACGGCGAGCTGGACGCGCTCACCGCCGACCTGCCCTCCGCCGTCCCGTCTGCCCGGCCGGACCCGCGGCCGGCCGCCGGCAGCACCTCGACGGTCGACCGGCACGGCGGCTGGGACGCCGACCCGCAATCGTGGCGGTCGTGGGCGACCACGTCGCTGATCGTGCTCACGATCTGGGCCGCGACCTCGCTGGCCAGCTGGGAGTTCCTCTACTTCTGGCCGGTCTGGGTGATCGGCCCGTGGGGGGCGGTCCTGCTGGCACAGACCCTGACCCGCCGCGGCGACGGGCCCGGCCGGCTCACCTGA
- a CDS encoding RNA-binding S4 domain-containing protein: MRTVDLRPGEDTIRLGQLLKLVDAVPTGAQVKDVLFSGAVRVNGEPEERRGRQLHRGDVVSVEGMEDVRIG; encoded by the coding sequence ATGCGCACCGTCGACCTGCGGCCTGGCGAGGACACCATCCGGCTCGGTCAGCTGCTCAAGCTGGTCGACGCCGTCCCGACCGGCGCCCAGGTGAAGGACGTGCTGTTCTCCGGCGCCGTCCGGGTCAACGGCGAGCCCGAGGAGCGCCGCGGCCGCCAGCTGCACCGCGGCGACGTCGTCTCGGTCGAGGGCATGGAGGACGTCCGGATCGGCTGA
- a CDS encoding HNH endonuclease signature motif containing protein: MSSWVSVLEQLAELDPADFDPDDLSDEQLRGVIPLAQIGINRLTAMQTRAVGAGDARQVHTGDGMASMKPWLTGHCRVSGREAAGLVRAGRRLRDLPALAAAYAAGAVTPAHVAVVTTAVTPERVAKAAGQDIDLGWTDQILTDAALALGPEDTAQAVRRWVAGIDPDGTLDDAAGLPRVFRMATSAGGRTYLSGHLDPVGAETVHTALEAVMNGHRPAGDRRSSAERQGDALVELCRQALHGDQLPDVRGQRPHVRVTIDWMALCAERGMPGFGALSFGGPISAETARRIACDAGVSRILTGPNSLPTDVGREQRTAPAGIRRAIEERDLHCVFTGCTAPPAWCDVHHVDHWAWGGETSCDNGALICERHHTAVHEGGFRVARDPGTTVWHTYRPDGSEIRIRGSGP, translated from the coding sequence GTGTCGTCGTGGGTGTCGGTGCTCGAGCAGCTCGCCGAGCTGGATCCGGCCGACTTCGACCCCGACGACTTGTCCGACGAGCAGCTGCGCGGGGTCATCCCCTTGGCCCAGATCGGCATCAACCGGCTCACGGCGATGCAGACCCGGGCCGTCGGCGCCGGGGACGCCAGGCAGGTGCACACCGGCGACGGCATGGCGTCGATGAAGCCGTGGTTGACCGGGCACTGCCGGGTCTCCGGTCGCGAGGCGGCCGGGCTGGTGCGGGCCGGCCGGCGGCTGAGAGACCTCCCTGCGCTGGCGGCCGCCTACGCCGCCGGTGCGGTGACGCCTGCGCATGTCGCCGTGGTGACCACCGCAGTGACTCCCGAGCGGGTCGCGAAGGCCGCCGGGCAGGACATCGACCTGGGCTGGACCGATCAGATCCTCACGGATGCGGCGCTGGCGCTGGGTCCGGAGGACACCGCCCAGGCCGTCCGCCGTTGGGTGGCCGGCATCGACCCCGACGGCACCCTGGACGACGCCGCCGGGCTGCCCCGGGTGTTCCGGATGGCGACGTCGGCCGGTGGACGCACGTACCTGTCCGGGCACCTGGATCCGGTCGGTGCCGAGACGGTGCACACGGCGCTGGAAGCGGTCATGAACGGTCACCGGCCGGCCGGTGACCGTCGCAGTTCCGCCGAGCGGCAGGGTGATGCCCTCGTCGAGCTGTGCCGCCAGGCGCTGCACGGCGACCAGTTGCCCGACGTGCGTGGGCAACGTCCACACGTGCGGGTCACCATCGACTGGATGGCACTGTGCGCCGAACGTGGGATGCCCGGCTTCGGCGCACTGTCCTTCGGAGGACCGATCAGCGCCGAGACCGCCCGCCGCATCGCCTGCGACGCCGGCGTCTCCCGGATCCTCACCGGCCCGAACAGTCTGCCCACCGACGTGGGCCGGGAGCAGCGCACCGCCCCGGCGGGCATCCGTCGCGCCATCGAAGAGCGCGATCTGCACTGCGTCTTCACGGGCTGCACCGCCCCGCCGGCCTGGTGCGACGTCCACCATGTCGATCACTGGGCATGGGGTGGAGAGACCTCCTGCGACAACGGCGCCCTGATCTGCGAACGGCATCACACCGCCGTCCACGAGGGCGGCTTCCGGGTCGCTCGCGACCCCGGTACCACGGTCTGGCACACCTACCGCCCCGACGGATCGGAGATCCGGATACGGGGATCGGGTCCATAG
- a CDS encoding MOSC domain-containing protein, protein MRVLELWRYPVKSLQGERLAEAQIGALGIDGDRRWALFDRDTGLGLTARRVPELLFGSARLRADGGVEVVLPDGSVTTDDDTLSGWLGRRVELRAAAEDGDVAPTYETPVDEEEPDPTEWLQWEGAHGPFHDSPRIRLSLVSTGTLGTWDRRRFRANVVLDGEGEEHLRGQEAELGGVRLRFGIPIPRCVMTTRPQPGGIARDTSVLKTIHRERDGLLAVRAAVIRGGSVGTGDVLVPDGSAD, encoded by the coding sequence GTGCGGGTCCTCGAGCTCTGGCGCTACCCGGTCAAGTCGCTGCAGGGAGAGCGGCTGGCCGAGGCGCAGATCGGTGCGCTCGGCATCGACGGCGACCGGCGCTGGGCGCTGTTCGACCGCGACACCGGCCTGGGCCTCACCGCCCGGCGGGTGCCCGAGCTGCTCTTCGGGTCAGCCCGCCTGCGCGCCGACGGCGGGGTGGAGGTGGTCCTGCCCGACGGCTCGGTGACCACCGATGACGACACCCTCTCGGGCTGGCTCGGCCGCCGGGTGGAGCTGCGCGCCGCTGCCGAGGACGGCGACGTGGCCCCGACCTACGAGACGCCGGTGGACGAGGAGGAGCCCGACCCCACCGAGTGGCTGCAGTGGGAGGGCGCCCATGGACCGTTCCACGACAGCCCTCGCATCCGGCTGTCGCTGGTCTCGACGGGCACGCTCGGCACGTGGGACCGCCGGCGGTTCCGGGCCAACGTCGTCCTGGACGGCGAGGGCGAGGAGCACCTGCGGGGGCAGGAGGCGGAGCTCGGCGGCGTGCGGCTGCGGTTCGGCATCCCGATCCCCCGCTGCGTCATGACCACCCGCCCGCAGCCCGGCGGCATCGCGCGTGACACCTCGGTGCTCAAGACGATCCACCGCGAGCGCGACGGGCTGCTCGCCGTGCGGGCGGCCGTCATCCGGGGCGGCTCCGTCGGCACCGGCGACGTCCTCGTGCCCGACGGGTCGGCAGACTGA
- the nhaA gene encoding Na+/H+ antiporter NhaA, giving the protein MTTVAGASRPGSAHLAAQLSAPVRRLMRSGVAGAGLMVAATLLALVWANSPWGSSYERLWHTELALRFGTAEIAMDLQHWVNDGLMVFFFFLIGMEVRRELSMGELVQRSRLTVPALAAVAGLVIPALLYLAINAGGDGAVGWGIPMATDTAFVLGALALFGRHCPIQLRVFLLSLSVVDDIGALTAIAIFYSDEIDPVALGIAGLCVLAFIGLSRMQVWRGPAYFAVGAVMWVAMYESGVHATIGGVVLGLLVSAYPPRRAEVERAGSLARAFRQSPEPALAREAKLSVERAISPNERIGAVLVPWSSYVVVPVFALANAGVRIDGALVERALTSPVTIGVFVGLAVGKLLGVGLAATLAVRTGLGVLPPGISLGSVWSGAALTGLGFTVSLFVTDLAFDDEALREEATIGILGAAVVSTALGALFFRLLGRGGSAPERPAQLDPPVDPAVDHIRGPVDAPLTLVEYGDMECPFCGRATGVVSELRSRFGDDLRYVFRHLPLLEVHPRAQLAAEAAGAQGRFWEMHDRLFAHQDELDAAGLLEHAAALDLDLERFARELGNGTHGQRIRNDVVGAEASGVEGTPTFFVNGLRHAGRAGTDELAAALLRTDPRGTPAERAVAPLVAEAGRRPVPLSPPARLPAVEGLAETPDLSGASPRLDDRQLAVLRRAGRRRSTTAGEVLVRGGAGEWDFVVVLTGTVAVVENPEPGDGGEQRVVSVVGPGRFLGGLNMLAGQRAVRSVVAAAPGVVVTLTVQRLREVMAADRELADVIMRAFLLRRAMLIGRASGLRVVGDPRWPASARLQALLDEHGIAHQWLDPADDEAARAVLAENDALDEERPVVVAPDGRVLVDPGPDDLLGAARPARS; this is encoded by the coding sequence GTGACCACTGTCGCCGGCGCGAGCCGCCCCGGGTCGGCCCATCTCGCCGCGCAGCTGTCCGCGCCCGTACGGAGGCTGATGCGCTCCGGCGTCGCCGGCGCCGGCCTGATGGTGGCGGCCACCCTGCTCGCCCTCGTCTGGGCCAACTCGCCGTGGGGGAGCTCCTACGAGCGGCTCTGGCACACCGAGCTCGCCCTGCGGTTCGGCACCGCCGAGATCGCCATGGACCTGCAGCACTGGGTCAACGACGGCCTGATGGTGTTCTTCTTCTTCCTGATCGGCATGGAGGTGCGTCGCGAGCTCTCCATGGGGGAGCTGGTGCAGCGCAGCCGGCTGACCGTCCCCGCGCTGGCGGCGGTCGCGGGCCTCGTGATCCCGGCACTGCTGTACCTGGCCATCAACGCCGGCGGGGACGGTGCGGTGGGCTGGGGCATCCCGATGGCCACCGACACCGCGTTCGTCCTGGGCGCCCTGGCGCTCTTCGGCCGGCACTGCCCGATCCAGCTGCGGGTCTTCCTGCTGTCGCTGTCGGTGGTCGACGACATCGGCGCTCTCACCGCCATCGCGATCTTCTACTCCGACGAGATCGACCCCGTCGCGCTCGGCATCGCGGGCCTGTGCGTGCTGGCGTTCATCGGGCTGTCCCGCATGCAGGTGTGGCGGGGGCCGGCCTACTTCGCCGTGGGCGCGGTGATGTGGGTGGCCATGTACGAGTCGGGCGTGCACGCCACCATCGGCGGGGTCGTCCTGGGGCTGCTGGTCAGCGCCTATCCCCCGCGCCGGGCCGAGGTGGAGCGCGCCGGGTCGCTGGCGCGGGCGTTCCGGCAGTCACCGGAGCCCGCGCTGGCCCGCGAGGCGAAGCTGTCCGTGGAGCGCGCCATCTCCCCGAACGAGCGGATCGGCGCGGTCCTGGTGCCGTGGAGCAGCTACGTCGTCGTCCCGGTGTTCGCGCTGGCCAATGCCGGCGTGCGCATCGATGGTGCGCTGGTCGAGCGGGCGCTCACCTCCCCGGTCACCATCGGGGTCTTCGTCGGGCTGGCGGTGGGCAAGCTGCTCGGCGTCGGGCTCGCCGCGACCCTCGCCGTCCGGACGGGGCTGGGCGTCCTGCCTCCCGGCATCAGCCTGGGCAGCGTGTGGAGCGGCGCCGCACTCACCGGCCTCGGCTTCACCGTCTCCCTCTTCGTCACCGACCTGGCCTTCGACGACGAGGCCCTGCGGGAGGAGGCGACCATCGGCATCCTGGGCGCCGCCGTCGTCTCGACGGCCCTCGGAGCCCTCTTCTTCCGGCTGCTGGGCCGGGGAGGCAGCGCACCGGAGCGGCCGGCCCAGCTCGACCCGCCGGTGGACCCGGCCGTCGACCACATCCGCGGTCCGGTCGACGCCCCGCTGACCCTGGTCGAGTACGGCGACATGGAGTGCCCCTTCTGCGGCCGCGCCACGGGGGTGGTGAGCGAGCTGCGGAGCCGGTTCGGGGACGACCTGCGCTATGTCTTCCGGCACCTGCCGCTGCTGGAGGTGCACCCCCGCGCCCAGCTCGCCGCCGAGGCCGCCGGTGCGCAGGGCCGGTTCTGGGAGATGCACGACCGACTGTTCGCCCACCAGGACGAGCTCGACGCCGCGGGGCTGCTCGAGCACGCGGCGGCCCTCGACCTGGACCTCGAACGGTTCGCCCGCGAGCTCGGGAACGGCACCCACGGTCAGCGGATCCGGAACGACGTCGTCGGCGCCGAGGCCAGCGGTGTCGAGGGCACTCCCACGTTCTTCGTCAACGGGCTCCGCCACGCGGGGCGGGCCGGTACGGACGAGCTGGCGGCAGCCCTGCTCCGCACCGATCCACGCGGCACGCCCGCTGAGCGCGCCGTGGCGCCCCTGGTCGCCGAGGCGGGACGCCGGCCCGTGCCGCTGTCGCCGCCGGCCCGGCTGCCCGCCGTCGAGGGCCTGGCCGAGACACCCGACCTGAGCGGCGCCTCACCGCGGCTGGACGACCGCCAGCTCGCCGTCCTCCGGCGGGCCGGACGCCGCCGGTCGACGACCGCCGGTGAGGTGCTGGTGCGGGGCGGCGCCGGCGAGTGGGACTTCGTCGTGGTGCTGACGGGCACCGTCGCCGTGGTCGAGAACCCGGAGCCGGGGGACGGCGGCGAGCAGCGCGTGGTCTCCGTGGTCGGCCCGGGCCGGTTCCTCGGCGGGCTCAACATGCTCGCCGGGCAGCGCGCCGTCCGATCGGTGGTCGCGGCCGCGCCCGGGGTGGTGGTGACGCTGACCGTGCAGCGGCTGCGCGAGGTGATGGCGGCCGACCGCGAACTGGCCGACGTGATCATGCGGGCCTTCCTGCTGCGCCGCGCGATGCTGATCGGCCGGGCCTCCGGGCTGCGGGTCGTGGGCGATCCGCGGTGGCCGGCCAGTGCCCGGCTGCAGGCACTGCTGGACGAGCACGGGATCGCCCACCAGTGGCTCGATCCGGCCGACGACGAGGCCGCACGGGCCGTGCTCGCCGAGAACGACGCGCTGGATGAGGAACGGCCCGTCGTCGTCGCCCCGGACGGCCGGGTGCTGGTCGACCCCGGCCCCGACGACCTGCTCGGGGCGGCGCGGCCGGCCCGCAGCTGA
- a CDS encoding DUF2382 domain-containing protein, giving the protein MLDEREVSAAIGSTAYDASGQKIGTVEHFYVDDRTGAPSWVAVTTGLFGTRRSVVPALDATFTDGGLRLPVAVEAVKNAPHLSGDHLTPDDEAELRRYYGAGSATGSVAGPGTRQEAPAAAAPPTVEMPAAAAPRPPASTDDGAMTRSEEQLVVDTERVATTRARLVKYVVTEEVQITVPIRREEIRLEQVPIDAPDDVDEGETLLTDRPAGTTTSAGLPGEIVLHTERPVVTVEVVPTERVRLRTELVQGQETVTGQVQREQIVVDTDASPRGA; this is encoded by the coding sequence ATGCTGGACGAGCGAGAGGTCTCCGCGGCCATCGGGAGCACCGCCTACGACGCGAGCGGCCAGAAGATCGGCACCGTCGAGCACTTCTACGTCGACGACCGCACGGGGGCGCCGTCCTGGGTGGCCGTCACCACGGGACTCTTCGGCACCCGCCGGTCCGTCGTCCCCGCGCTGGACGCCACCTTCACCGACGGCGGTCTGCGGCTGCCGGTCGCCGTCGAGGCGGTGAAGAACGCGCCCCACCTGAGCGGCGACCACCTGACGCCCGACGACGAGGCGGAGCTGCGCCGGTACTACGGCGCCGGCAGCGCGACCGGCAGCGTGGCCGGGCCCGGCACCCGCCAGGAGGCGCCGGCCGCAGCTGCGCCGCCCACCGTGGAGATGCCGGCCGCGGCGGCCCCCCGGCCGCCGGCGAGCACCGACGACGGGGCGATGACCCGCAGCGAGGAGCAGCTGGTCGTCGACACCGAGCGGGTGGCCACCACCCGGGCGCGACTGGTCAAGTACGTCGTGACCGAGGAGGTGCAGATCACCGTGCCGATCCGGCGCGAGGAGATCCGCCTCGAGCAGGTGCCGATCGACGCCCCCGACGACGTCGACGAGGGCGAGACACTGCTGACCGACCGGCCGGCCGGGACGACGACGTCGGCCGGCCTGCCCGGCGAGATCGTCCTGCACACCGAGCGGCCGGTGGTGACCGTGGAGGTCGTGCCGACCGAGCGGGTGCGGCTGCGCACCGAGCTGGTCCAGGGGCAGGAGACGGTGACCGGGCAGGTGCAGCGCGAGCAGATCGTCGTCGACACGGACGCCTCCCCCCGCGGCGCCTGA
- a CDS encoding aldose 1-epimerase family protein, with protein MPDTWPDERPTDVQLSAGAARLAVDLRGGGMRRLTVGDWEVLDAYPAGTVVDGWPGAVLLPWPNRIRDGRWTWQGRELQLEVGSPEAPHAIHGLVAWQPWTALETSDDAATVGTVVEPHPGYPFRLAGAVDYRLDPGRLTVTLRVRNLGTEAAPFGAGFHPYLSVGASHDGGIGDADLTLPVRTVLELDGGLPTGRRSPFDGAVGRLGDRVLDDALTDLVRDDDGWARTRLRGPAGELELAVDGAWSWLQVFSGDVLPEGRWRRTLAVEPMTCPPNALADGVDLLVLEPGEEWAGIWTLAWTAG; from the coding sequence ATGCCTGACACATGGCCGGACGAGCGGCCGACCGACGTGCAGCTGAGCGCCGGCGCCGCCCGCCTCGCCGTCGACCTGCGTGGTGGCGGCATGCGCCGGCTGACCGTGGGGGACTGGGAGGTGCTCGACGCCTATCCGGCGGGCACGGTCGTCGACGGCTGGCCGGGTGCGGTCCTCCTGCCCTGGCCCAACCGGATCCGCGACGGCCGGTGGACGTGGCAGGGGCGGGAGCTGCAGCTGGAGGTCGGCTCCCCCGAGGCGCCGCACGCCATCCACGGCCTCGTCGCCTGGCAGCCCTGGACGGCGCTCGAGACCTCGGACGACGCCGCCACCGTGGGGACCGTCGTGGAGCCGCATCCTGGCTACCCGTTCCGGCTGGCCGGCGCCGTGGACTACCGGCTCGATCCCGGCCGGCTGACCGTGACGCTGCGGGTGCGCAACCTCGGCACGGAAGCCGCCCCGTTCGGCGCCGGTTTCCATCCCTACCTGTCGGTCGGGGCGTCGCACGACGGCGGCATCGGCGATGCCGACCTGACGCTGCCCGTCCGCACGGTGCTGGAGCTCGACGGCGGGCTGCCGACGGGCCGCCGGTCCCCGTTCGACGGCGCCGTCGGCCGGCTCGGTGACCGCGTCCTCGACGATGCCCTCACCGACCTCGTCCGTGACGACGACGGCTGGGCGCGGACCCGGCTGCGCGGTCCGGCGGGCGAGCTGGAGCTGGCGGTCGACGGCGCGTGGTCCTGGCTCCAGGTGTTCAGCGGCGACGTGCTCCCCGAGGGCCGGTGGCGCCGGACCCTGGCGGTCGAGCCGATGACCTGCCCGCCGAACGCGCTGGCCGACGGCGTCGACCTGCTCGTCCTCGAGCCCGGCGAGGAGTGGGCGGGCATCTGGACGCTGGCCTGGACGGCGGGCTGA
- a CDS encoding pyridoxamine 5'-phosphate oxidase family protein, which produces MAVFADVETEEPAFAARVRASFDAHRHTFLATLRADGSPRISGIEMHFVLGEPWLAGMPGSVKFTDLRRDPRFALHSGSSEPDAFDADAKLSGRAIPVTDAAERTRYATAAGIPSGHMGFELFRVELDQVVLVALNEEKTALVVSSWRPGRGLTRTTRT; this is translated from the coding sequence ATGGCTGTCTTCGCCGACGTCGAGACCGAGGAACCGGCGTTCGCCGCCCGGGTGCGGGCGTCCTTCGACGCCCACCGGCACACGTTCCTCGCCACGCTGCGGGCCGACGGCTCCCCCCGCATCAGCGGGATCGAGATGCACTTCGTCCTGGGTGAGCCGTGGCTGGCCGGCATGCCGGGGTCGGTGAAGTTCACCGACCTGCGCCGCGACCCGCGCTTCGCCCTGCACAGCGGCAGCTCCGAACCGGATGCGTTCGACGCCGACGCGAAGCTCAGCGGGCGCGCCATCCCGGTCACGGATGCCGCCGAGCGGACCCGGTACGCGACAGCGGCCGGCATCCCCTCCGGGCACATGGGCTTCGAGCTGTTCCGCGTCGAGCTCGACCAGGTGGTGCTGGTCGCCCTGAACGAGGAGAAGACCGCCCTGGTCGTCTCCTCCTGGCGTCCGGGGCGAGGGTTGACCCGGACCACCCGCACCTGA
- a CDS encoding pyridoxal phosphate-dependent aminotransferase: MSRAPYLSARLQGFGTTVFAEMSALAVATGSVNLGQGFPDYPGPPAVLDAARAAIGTAADQYPPGPGIPELRTAVSRHVRRFRGLHHDPDSEVLVTAGATEALSAALLALIETGDEVVLFEPMYDCYAAGIAMAGGVARPVPLHPPSDSAGPWTFDPADLRTAITGRTKVLLLNTPHNPTGKVFTREELALLADHAVEHDLLVLADEVYEHLVFDGAGDGEGHLSIATLPGMRERTLTVGSAGKTFNVTGWKIGWICGPAPLVSAVRTAKQFLTYVNGGPFQPAIAAGLALPDEYFAGAARDLQYRRDVLVRGLREAGLPVISPEATYFATVDVRPVQPDGDGLAFCRALPERAGVVAVPTVVFYAPEHAHLGRHLVRFAFCKSDAVLGDAVERLRRLS, encoded by the coding sequence ATGAGCCGGGCCCCGTACCTCTCGGCCCGGCTGCAGGGCTTCGGGACGACGGTCTTCGCCGAGATGAGCGCGCTCGCGGTGGCCACCGGCTCGGTGAACCTCGGCCAGGGGTTCCCCGACTACCCCGGCCCGCCCGCGGTGCTCGACGCCGCCCGGGCCGCCATCGGCACCGCCGCCGACCAGTACCCGCCGGGTCCCGGGATCCCCGAGCTGCGCACCGCCGTCTCCAGGCACGTCCGGCGGTTCCGCGGCCTGCACCACGACCCCGACAGCGAGGTCCTCGTGACGGCCGGGGCCACGGAGGCGCTGTCGGCAGCACTCCTGGCGCTGATCGAGACCGGCGACGAGGTCGTGCTCTTCGAGCCGATGTACGACTGCTACGCCGCAGGCATCGCCATGGCCGGGGGCGTCGCCCGGCCGGTGCCGCTGCATCCGCCGAGCGACAGCGCGGGGCCCTGGACGTTCGACCCCGCCGACCTGCGGACCGCGATCACCGGGCGCACGAAGGTCCTGTTGCTCAACACCCCGCACAACCCGACGGGCAAGGTCTTCACCCGCGAGGAGCTCGCCCTGCTGGCCGACCATGCCGTGGAGCACGACCTGCTCGTGCTCGCCGACGAGGTCTACGAGCACCTGGTCTTCGACGGGGCCGGCGACGGGGAGGGGCACCTCTCGATCGCCACGCTCCCGGGGATGCGCGAGCGCACGCTGACGGTCGGCAGCGCCGGTAAGACCTTCAACGTCACGGGCTGGAAGATCGGCTGGATCTGCGGGCCCGCCCCCCTGGTCTCCGCCGTCCGTACCGCCAAGCAGTTCCTCACCTACGTCAACGGCGGTCCGTTCCAGCCCGCCATCGCGGCCGGCCTGGCGTTGCCGGACGAGTACTTCGCCGGGGCAGCCCGTGACCTGCAGTACCGCCGGGACGTCCTGGTGCGAGGGCTCCGCGAGGCCGGGCTGCCGGTGATCAGCCCGGAGGCCACCTACTTCGCGACGGTCGACGTGCGGCCGGTGCAGCCCGACGGCGACGGGCTGGCGTTCTGCCGCGCGCTGCCGGAGCGCGCCGGTGTCGTCGCCGTTCCGACCGTGGTCTTCTACGCACCGGAGCACGCGCACCTGGGCCGGCACCTCGTCCGGTTCGCGTTCTGCAAGAGTGACGCCGTCCTGGGCGACGCCGTCGAGCGGTTGAGGAGGCTCTCGTGA
- a CDS encoding acyl-CoA dehydrogenase family protein, which produces MPVDRELPTPEAHDLLALTRELADAELAPKAAQYEREERFPREVFRTLGDAGLLGLPFGEEVGGGGQPYEVYLQVVEELAARWASVALGVSVHTLACFPIDRFGTEAQRRDLLPEMVGGRLLGAYCLSEAHAGSDPAAMRASAKASDGGWLANGEKAWVTHGGHADFYSTFLRTPDDGERGISCFHLTPDLAGFSPARPEEKMGLTGSTTAAIRLDDVPVPADRLVGERGRGLSIALAALDSGRLGVSAVAVGLAQSALDLAVRYAGEREAFGRPIVEHQGVAFLLADMAAAVESARAVYLVAARRKDAGKEYGRQASIAKLVATDAAMKVTTDAVQVLGGAGYTREFPAERYMREAKVMQIFEGTNQIQRMVIGKALAREAAGG; this is translated from the coding sequence GTGCCGGTCGACCGCGAACTGCCCACCCCCGAGGCCCACGACCTGCTGGCGCTGACCCGCGAGCTGGCCGACGCCGAGCTGGCGCCGAAGGCCGCGCAGTACGAGCGCGAGGAACGCTTTCCCCGCGAGGTGTTCCGCACCCTCGGGGACGCCGGGCTGCTGGGACTGCCGTTCGGCGAGGAGGTCGGCGGCGGCGGGCAGCCCTACGAGGTATACCTGCAGGTCGTCGAGGAGCTCGCCGCCCGCTGGGCCAGCGTCGCCCTCGGCGTCAGCGTGCACACCCTCGCCTGCTTCCCGATCGACCGGTTCGGCACCGAGGCCCAGCGCCGCGACCTGCTGCCCGAGATGGTGGGGGGCCGGCTGCTCGGCGCGTACTGCCTGTCGGAGGCGCACGCCGGCTCCGACCCGGCCGCCATGCGGGCGAGTGCCAAGGCGAGCGACGGCGGGTGGCTGGCCAACGGCGAGAAGGCCTGGGTCACCCACGGCGGGCACGCGGACTTCTACTCCACCTTCCTGCGCACCCCCGACGACGGTGAGCGGGGCATCTCCTGCTTCCACCTGACGCCGGACCTCGCCGGGTTCTCCCCCGCCAGGCCCGAGGAGAAGATGGGGCTGACCGGGTCGACGACGGCCGCGATCCGGCTGGACGACGTCCCCGTCCCCGCCGACCGGCTGGTCGGCGAACGCGGCCGCGGGCTGTCGATCGCCCTGGCCGCGCTCGACTCCGGCCGCCTGGGCGTCAGCGCCGTCGCCGTCGGGCTGGCCCAGTCCGCCCTCGACCTCGCCGTCCGCTACGCCGGCGAGCGGGAGGCGTTCGGCCGGCCGATCGTCGAGCACCAGGGAGTGGCGTTCCTGCTCGCCGACATGGCCGCCGCCGTCGAGTCCGCCCGCGCCGTGTACCTGGTCGCGGCCCGGCGCAAGGACGCCGGCAAGGAGTACGGGCGGCAGGCCAGCATCGCCAAGCTCGTGGCCACCGACGCCGCCATGAAGGTCACCACCGACGCCGTCCAGGTCCTGGGCGGCGCGGGGTACACCCGGGAGTTCCCCGCGGAGCGCTACATGCGCGAGGCGAAGGTCATGCAGATCTTCGAGGGCACCAACCAGATCCAGCGGATGGTCATCGGCAAGGCCCTCGCCCGCGAGGCCGCCGGAGGCTGA
- a CDS encoding nitrilase-related carbon-nitrogen hydrolase, producing the protein MRIAAVQHDIVWEDREANFARLAPQVARAVGAGAELVLLTETFSTGFTMTPGIGEPEDGPSAQFLAGQAAEHGVWVGGTCPEIAAGEQLPYNSFVLAGPDGVAHRYRKLHPFTHAGEHERFRAGEKPVTVEIGGVRITPFICYDLRFADVFWKAAPETDVYLVPANWPSPRRLHWQTLLQARAIENQAYVVGCNRVGTAGDGTEHVGDSRIVSPMGELLATAAGVETIVLADVDAAEVTATRDRLRFLPDRRGD; encoded by the coding sequence GTGAGGATTGCCGCGGTGCAGCACGACATCGTCTGGGAGGACCGGGAGGCCAACTTCGCGCGGCTGGCCCCGCAGGTCGCCCGGGCGGTCGGGGCAGGGGCGGAGCTGGTGCTGCTCACCGAGACCTTCAGCACCGGATTCACCATGACGCCGGGCATCGGTGAGCCCGAGGATGGCCCGTCGGCGCAGTTCCTGGCCGGTCAGGCCGCCGAGCACGGGGTGTGGGTGGGCGGTACCTGCCCGGAGATCGCCGCCGGGGAGCAGTTGCCCTACAACTCCTTCGTGCTGGCCGGTCCCGACGGCGTCGCCCACCGCTACCGCAAGCTGCACCCGTTCACCCACGCCGGCGAGCACGAGCGGTTCCGGGCGGGGGAGAAGCCGGTGACCGTCGAGATCGGCGGTGTGAGGATCACGCCGTTCATCTGCTACGACCTGCGCTTCGCCGACGTGTTCTGGAAGGCCGCGCCGGAGACCGACGTCTACCTGGTGCCGGCGAACTGGCCCAGCCCGCGACGCCTGCACTGGCAGACGCTGCTGCAGGCGCGGGCCATCGAGAACCAGGCCTACGTCGTCGGCTGCAACCGGGTCGGGACCGCGGGTGACGGCACCGAGCACGTCGGCGACAGCCGGATCGTCAGCCCCATGGGAGAGCTGCTGGCCACCGCGGCCGGCGTCGAGACGATCGTGCTGGCCGACGTCGACGCCGCCGAGGTCACGGCCACCCGCGACCGGCTGAGGTTCCTGCCCGACCGCCGGGGGGACTGA